TGAGTGTGGGGTGTCGCGTGAGCTTGGGGTGGATGTGGGGGAGTTGGTGTGGTGTGTGGATTTTGAGGAGGGGCAGGGGCCGTTGTCGGTGGAGTCGTGGTGCGTAAATGAGGAGGAAGAGCTGGTCAAGCCGGTGCGTGTTGCTGATGCTGGTTTATCTGTGGTGTTTTGTGCGGCGAAGCCGGGAAAGTATGGGGTGCGTTGGGTGTGGTGATGGGGTTGTTGTTTATGTGGAGTGGTGATTTTTGTGTGTGAGTCGGGGGATGTTTTTGCTGAGGTGTTGCGTGGGGCGGTTTCTGCTCGGGGGTTGTCGTTGGAGAGGGTTCGTTATCACTTAGCTGTGCGGGGCCATGACGTTAGCGCGGCGACGTTGAGTTATTGGCAGTCTGGTCGTTCGCGTCCGGAGCGGTCGAGCTCGATTGCTGCATTGGGGGATTTGGAGGACGTGTTGGGGGTTGATGAGGGGGTGTTGGTTGACGCGTTGGCGCGTGCTAGAGGCCGACCGGTCTCTGTGTTGGCTGTGTGTGAGGAACAGTCTCGTGATGTGCCGATTGTGAATCCGATGCTGCGGGATGTGGAGCGTTCTGTGGAGTCAGAGCGGGTTCGTGAGGGTTTGGCGAGAGGTTTAGGTACGTCGTTTGGTGATGTGCCTGCGATGGTGAGTGAGCATGTGGAGGTGATGCTGCGGCGGGATCGGTCGGTGGGGTCATTGCGTGCGCGGCTGGTTGTGGTGGGTGCTTCCGGTGGGGTGCTGCGGTTTCCGATAGCTGTTCATGCTGCGGGTGGTGCTGGTGATTTGGTTTTTGTGGTGGAGAGGGGTGGTGTGGTGGATGGGGTGGTTTCTTCTTCGGACGGTAATGCGTTGTCGGTGGCGTCTATTCGGTTGGATGCGCCTGTGGGGGTGGGGGAGTGTGCGGTTGTTGATGTTCGGATTGATCGGTTGTCGTCTGGGGCGGATGAGGGGATGCTGTCTTTTTTGTCGTCGTCGACGCAGATGTTGGTGGTGATGGGGATTTTTTGCCCGGGGGATGAGCCGTTGGCGATGTCGGTTGCGGCGAGGTGGCAGGGGCGTTCGCGGGTGTCGCGGGTGTCGGTGGAGGGCGAGCGTCAGGTGGTGATGTTGTCGGAGGTGGAGCCTGGACCTGTGGGAGTTTCGTGGTGGTGGTGAGGGGTTAGTGGCGTCGGTGGAGTATGAGCGCGCCTGTTGCTGCAAGGGTCGCGAGACCGCTTAGGGCCAGTGCGAGGTTGGTGGGAAGGCTGGTGTGTCCGTGGAAGCTGGTGGCTGCTACGGGGCTGGCGTCTTGAGCGCTGGTGATGGGGGTGTCTTTGGCATTGTCGGGTTTGTTGCTTCCACCTTTGGGAGTGGTGGGTTTTCCTTTGGGTGGGGTGGGTTTTTCTTTGCTGGGGGGTGGTGCGTCGAGTTCGCCGGGGTTGACGAGTCGTCCGATGGGGCGGGCTTTTGATCCGTGGTTGAAGGCCCAGTCGAGCAATGCTGCTGAGCTGCGCCAGTGGCCGTCGAAGGAGCTGAGGTAGCTGATTACGTAGGCTTTGTCGCCGCGGCGGGCGGCGCCGATGTAGGTGTGGCGTGCGGCTACGGTGTATCCGTTTTTGATGCCGATGGTGCCTTGGTAGTTCCAGAGGAGTCGGTTGTGGCTGCCGATTTCGATGGATTTGCGTTGTTGGCCGGGTTTGGGGGCTCCGGCGGGAAAGTGGGCGCCTTTGAGGGTCAATAGGGGGGCGAGTTTGGGGTGTGAGACTGCTGCTCGTCCGATGAGGGCGAGGTCGTAGGCGCTGGTTACTTGTCCTTTGGCGTCGAGGCCGCTGGTGTTCATCGCGTGGGTGTCTTTTGCGCCGAGGTGGGCGGCGAGTTTGTTCATTTGTTCGGTGGTGATGTCCATACCGCCGTTGGCGCGGGCGAGTGCGTTTGCTGCGTCGTTGGCGGAGGAGAGCATGAGGGCTTGGAGTAGGGCAGAGATGGGGTAGGTGGCGTTTTTTTCGATGCCGACTTTGGTTCCGTCGACGGCCATGTCTTCGCCGCTGCCTTCGATTTCTTGGTTGGGGTCAAGTTTGTCGATGACGGTCAGGGCGGTGAGGGTCTTGAGGGTGCTGGCAGGCAGGAACCGGGAGTGGGGGTCGTGTGCGGCGATGATGTCGCCGGTGTTGAGGTCGGCGATGACCCATGCGCAGGCGTGTAGGGGTGGGGGTGGGGGGGTGCCGGTGGGGAGGTTGAGGATGGTGCCTTTGTTGGCGAGTGCGTTGCCGCCGATGACGTTGGTTTTGGGGTCGTTGGAGGGGGTGGTGGGTGTGCCTGGGGCGGGTGGTGTTGTGGGGGTGGCTGTTGGTGTTGTGGGGGTGGCTGTGGGGTCGGTTGGGGTGTTTGGGGTGGGTGTGTCTTTGTCTGGTTGTGTGCTGGGGGCTTGGGGGGAGCAGGCGATAGAGGGTTGGATAGCGTTGGCGGTGATGCTGGCGGTGAGGCTGGGGGCGATGCCGAGGGTGGTTGCGGTGGTGAGCGCGGCGATGTGGCGTGCGTGTCGCTGCGCGAGGCGTCGTCGTCGCGGCGCGTCGGTGGGGTCGGCCATCGGGATTGCTCCTTGTGGGTTTGGCGTGACAGCCGTTGTTTGTCGGGGTGGTCTCGCCGGGCATGCGGACCCTAGTGTACGGAGACTGTCTGCTTGCTGGGCCCTTGTTGTGTGTTCGTGGGTGGGATTGAGGGGGTTGTTGGGCTGGTGATCTTGTGTTGGTCCTGTTTCGGGTGGGCTGGTTGTGCGCTGATAGCGTGGTGGTGGGTCTGTGATGCGGGTTGAGGTCATGGACTGGCGGCGGAGTTGGGATGGCGGGGGCGTCGCGTGGTGAGCGGGTGTTTTGCCTGTTCGTGTTGTTGCCGTTGTGTGGGTTGCTTGCGTTTTTGCGGGTTGTCTTTGGCGGTGTTGGTTTCTTTTTCTGGGATTGTGGGGGCGTGATGTTTACCGAACAGACACAGGTTATTGAGGGTTTCTGGGGTGTTGTTCCTGCTGGTGGGTCTGGGACGCGGTTGTGGCCGTTGTCGCGCTCGGGTGAGCCGAAGTTTCTTTTGGATTTGTTGGGGGATGGGTCGTCGTTGTTGCAGTCGACGGTGGCGCGGTTGGAGCCGTTGACTGGGACGAATGTGGTGGTTGTTACGGGTGTGCGGCATGAGGAGGCGGTGCGTGCTCAGTTGCCGCAGTTGGGTGAGGGTGGAGTTGTGGCTGAGCCTTCGCCGCGGGATTCGATGGCTGCGATTGGGTTGGCTGCGGCGATGATTGAGGCGGTGGAGCCTGATGCGGTGATTGGGTCTTTTGCCGCCGATCATGTGATTGGGGATGAGGGGCGTTTTCGGGCGCGGGTTCGTGAGGCGGTGGAGGTTGCTCGTACGGGCAAATTGGTGACGTTGGGGATTGAACCGACTTTTCCGTCGACGGGTTTTGGGTATATACGGACGGGTTCTGTTTTGGAGGTGCGGGGGGCGCCGCATGCGCGTGCTGTGGCTGCTTTTGTGGAGAAGCCTGATGCTGCGACGGCTGCGGGGTATTTGGCGACGGGTGAGTATCGCTGGAATGCGGGCATGTTTGTTGTGAAGGCGTCTGTTTTGTTGGATATGTTGGCGGACTTTCATCCAAGGTTGGCTGCTGACTTGCGGAGTATTGCTGCTGATCCTTCGTCGTTGGCGGAGCGGTGGGAGTCGTTGGAGAAGATTGCGATTGATCATGCGGTGGCTGAGCCGGTTGCAGATCGTGGTGATGTGGCTGTGGTGCTTGGGGATTTCCCGTGGGATGACGTGGGTGATTTTGCGTCGTTGCATGAGTTGTTGGGGCGTACTGGGGGTGAGGATGCTGTGCGTATGTTGGGGTCTTCGGATGTTCTTGTTGATGATGCTTCGGGGTTGGTGGCTTCGACGTCGGGTCGTACTGTGGCGGTGTTGGGCTTGGATGATGTCGTCGTTGTGGACACGCCGGATGCGTTGTTGGTGACGTCACGGGCGGCTGCGCAGCGGGTGAAGGGGATTGTCGACATGTTGAAGGCGGATGGCCGTGCTGAGCTGACGTGAGTTGGGGTGCTCTCGTTAGACTCTTGTTGGTGGAACCGTCGATGAT
This region of Dermatophilus congolensis genomic DNA includes:
- a CDS encoding D-alanyl-D-alanine carboxypeptidase family protein → MADPTDAPRRRRLAQRHARHIAALTTATTLGIAPSLTASITANAIQPSIACSPQAPSTQPDKDTPTPNTPTDPTATPTTPTATPTTPPAPGTPTTPSNDPKTNVIGGNALANKGTILNLPTGTPPPPPLHACAWVIADLNTGDIIAAHDPHSRFLPASTLKTLTALTVIDKLDPNQEIEGSGEDMAVDGTKVGIEKNATYPISALLQALMLSSANDAANALARANGGMDITTEQMNKLAAHLGAKDTHAMNTSGLDAKGQVTSAYDLALIGRAAVSHPKLAPLLTLKGAHFPAGAPKPGQQRKSIEIGSHNRLLWNYQGTIGIKNGYTVAARHTYIGAARRGDKAYVISYLSSFDGHWRSSAALLDWAFNHGSKARPIGRLVNPGELDAPPPSKEKPTPPKGKPTTPKGGSNKPDNAKDTPITSAQDASPVAATSFHGHTSLPTNLALALSGLATLAATGALILHRRH
- a CDS encoding mannose-1-phosphate guanylyltransferase, with the protein product MFTEQTQVIEGFWGVVPAGGSGTRLWPLSRSGEPKFLLDLLGDGSSLLQSTVARLEPLTGTNVVVVTGVRHEEAVRAQLPQLGEGGVVAEPSPRDSMAAIGLAAAMIEAVEPDAVIGSFAADHVIGDEGRFRARVREAVEVARTGKLVTLGIEPTFPSTGFGYIRTGSVLEVRGAPHARAVAAFVEKPDAATAAGYLATGEYRWNAGMFVVKASVLLDMLADFHPRLAADLRSIAADPSSLAERWESLEKIAIDHAVAEPVADRGDVAVVLGDFPWDDVGDFASLHELLGRTGGEDAVRMLGSSDVLVDDASGLVASTSGRTVAVLGLDDVVVVDTPDALLVTSRAAAQRVKGIVDMLKADGRAELT